Genomic window (Nitrospirota bacterium):
TATGTTTTCCTCTGCAAGTTTCTTTATGGCAGTAGAAAGGTCATTCGAAGTGGCTTCCTGAAACTGAAGAATTTTTATATAGCCGATATTGCCTTCTATAACCTTGCTCTTGACGGATTTTACTTTTATGATTGCCCTTGTAATAGTGATGTCCTTTGGTGCATCCCAGTCATCTCTTACGATTGTAATCGTAACATTAGTGCCCTCGGGTCCACGCATCCTTTTGACAGCATCCTGAAGGCTTATGTCCTTCGTAAGTTCTCCGTTTATCTTGATAATCCTATCTCCTGCCTTTATCCCTGCATTCCATGCAGGTGTGTCCTCTATGGGTGATATGACAGTAAGAACGCCATTCTTTATGCCAACCTGTATGCCTAATCCTCCAAACTCTCCTTTTGTCTCTACCTGCATGTCCTTATACTCATCAGGCGTAAGAAAGGCAGAGTGCGGGTCAAGAGAGCTCAGCATGCCTTTTATAGCATTGTATATTAAGTCTTTCGTATCAACGGGCTCTACATAGTTTCTCTTTATAACGGAGATAACCTCTGTAAATGCCTTAAGCCCCTCATATGTTTCTGCCTCTGCGCTTACCTCTGCCCATTTGGTTATAAACATCACGGCCAGTGCTATGATGAGCACAAAGGCACCTACTACAAGTCTTTTCTTAGTTTTAATAGACATTATCTTAAACCTCCAGTTTTATCTTGCCCTTAGCCACTGTGCCGGGTCGAGGGGCTTCCCTTTATATCTTATCTCAAAATAAAGAGACGGTGCATTAAGCATCAGGGATTCGCCCACCCTGCCGATATTAGTGCCTCTTTTTATTATATCTCCAATCTTTAAAAAAATCTCGGATAGATTTGCATAAAGGCTGTGGTATCCATCTCCATGATTTACTATGACCAGCTGCCCATATCCCTTAAACCATTCTGCAAAGACCACCTGTCCATCGGATATAGACCTTGCAGAAACAGAAGGAGGAGTCTTTATGTATATGCCGTTTCTAAATACGATTGTATTGAACTGGGGGTCTTTCTGCCTGCCATAAGGGATGGCAACCTCTCCATCCACGGGCCATGGAAGTTTACCCTTGAAGTTTCTGAAGCCAGTTGCAGTAAATGTCTCTTTCTCCTCGGATTTCCTTATAATCTCAATAAGCCTTTTAGAGGACTCTTCCATCTCCTTAACCAATTGCTCATTCAATACCATTTCCTTTTTTATAGAGGCAAGGAGTAACTCCTTTTCTTTTTTCCTTGTCGAGACAACCTCTATGGTATTTTTGAGCTGGTTTTCCTGTGCCCTCTGTTTTACATAAAGGCCCTCTATTGCCTTTTGCTTTTCGTGGAGGGCTTTAAGGTCTGTGCTGACTGTCTGTATCGTTTTATGTTCGTGAACGGTAAGTCTCTGGATGTATTGAAGTCTTCGTATGAGCTGTGAGAAGTCCTCCGAGGAGGCAAG
Coding sequences:
- a CDS encoding S41 family peptidase, which gives rise to MSIKTKKRLVVGAFVLIIALAVMFITKWAEVSAEAETYEGLKAFTEVISVIKRNYVEPVDTKDLIYNAIKGMLSSLDPHSAFLTPDEYKDMQVETKGEFGGLGIQVGIKNGVLTVISPIEDTPAWNAGIKAGDRIIKINGELTKDISLQDAVKRMRGPEGTNVTITIVRDDWDAPKDITITRAIIKVKSVKSKVIEGNIGYIKILQFQEATSNDLSTAIKKLAEENITSIVLDLRNNPGGLLQSAIDVTGNFLPEGKLIVYLKSRGGDRIDYRTERGKEVSSLPMVVLVNQGSASASEIVAGALKDWNRAVILGTQTFGKGSVQSVIPLSEGTGLRLTTARYYTPKGTSIQSTGITPDIVVKLEAKNGEKEHPIMREKDLDRHLKNEKEDTDEEEPEKAILTEVQEKDDTQLQRAIDILKTWHVFKGLAK
- a CDS encoding peptidoglycan DD-metalloendopeptidase family protein codes for the protein MRRKLFLVFAVLFGFLFFLRETAFAEDAEQRLNELQEKIKAHQKKLKDIKKSEVSTLGELEKANLQILNAESNLNKQSQLLRETESNIKKVRAEISKIEAKLAKQKGWMKKKLRALYKYGNLGDALILLASSEDFSQLIRRLQYIQRLTVHEHKTIQTVSTDLKALHEKQKAIEGLYVKQRAQENQLKNTIEVVSTRKKEKELLLASIKKEMVLNEQLVKEMEESSKRLIEIIRKSEEKETFTATGFRNFKGKLPWPVDGEVAIPYGRQKDPQFNTIVFRNGIYIKTPPSVSARSISDGQVVFAEWFKGYGQLVIVNHGDGYHSLYANLSEIFLKIGDIIKRGTNIGRVGESLMLNAPSLYFEIRYKGKPLDPAQWLRAR